The following coding sequences are from one Zalophus californianus isolate mZalCal1 chromosome 5, mZalCal1.pri.v2, whole genome shotgun sequence window:
- the LOC113929070 gene encoding LOW QUALITY PROTEIN: U3 small nucleolar ribonucleoprotein protein IMP4-like (The sequence of the model RefSeq protein was modified relative to this genomic sequence to represent the inferred CDS: deleted 2 bases in 1 codon): MLRREARLRREYLYRKAREESLRTAQERKEKVRRALEENRLIPTELRREALALQGSLEFDDAGGEGVTNHMDDEYRWAGVEDPKVMITISRDPSSRLKMFAKELKLVFPGAQRMNHGQHEVGALVRACKANGVTDLLVVHEHRGTPVGLIVSHLPFGPTASFTLCNVVMWHDIPDLGSVSEAKPHLIMHGFSSRLGKRVSDILRYLFPVPKDDSHRVITFANQDDYISFRHHVYRKTSHRSVELTEVGPRFELKLYMIRLGTLEQEAIADVEWRWHPYTNTARKRVFLSAE; the protein is encoded by the exons ATGCTGCGTCGTGAGGCCCGTCTTCGCCGGGAGTACCTGTACCGCAAGGCCCGCGAGGAGTCGCTGCGAACCgcccaggagaggaaggagaaggttcGGCGCGCCCTGGAAGAGAATCGCCTGATTCCCACCGAGTTACGCCGGGAGGCTCTGGCCTTACAGGGTTCCCTGGAGTTCGATGACGCCGGCGGTGAAGGTGTGACCAACCACATGGATGATGAATATCGATGGGCAGGGGTCGAGGATCCTAAGGTCATGATCACTATCTCCCGAGACCCCAGTTCCCGTCTCAAGATGTTTGCAAAGGAGCTGAAGTTGGTGTTCCCAGGTGCCCAACGCATGAACCATGGCCAGCATGAGGTAGGGGCACTGGTGCGAGCCTGCAAAGCCAATGGTGTCACTGACCTGCTGGTTGTCCATGAACATCGAGGCACACCTGTGGGGCTCATTGTCAGCCACCTGCCCTTCGGCCCTACTGCTTCCTTCACACTGTGCAATGTGGTCATGTGGCACGACATCCCTGACCTGGGCTCCGTGTCCGAGGCCAAGCCTCACCTCATCATGCATGGCTTCTCCTCCCGACTAGGCAAGCGGGTCTCCGACATACTCCGTTACCTGTTCCCTGTGCCCAAAGATGACAGCCACCGGGTCATCACCTTTGCAAACCAAGATGACTATATCTCCTTCCGGCACCATGTATATAGGAAG ACCAGCCACCGCAGTGTGGAGCTGACCGAGGTTGGGCCTCGCTTTGAACTGAAGTTGTACATGATCCGCCTGGGCACGCTGGAGCAGGAGGCCATAGCAGACGTGGAGTGGCGCTGGCACCCGTACACCAATACTGCACGCAAGAGGGTCTTTCTGAGTGCTGAGTGA